From the Deinococcus aetherius genome, the window GAAAGAGCCCCAGCGCAGCCTCCAGGCTGCGCTTCTGGTACGGACTGGTCGGGATGGCGAGCAGCGCGTCTGCCGTTTGGGGAGGCGCGCTCCCCGCGAAGCTTGAGGTCATACACACCCTCTTTCTCGCGTCTGGGAGCGCTTTCTGGCTACCTACTCAGGTGCAAGAGATGAGGAATATCCTCGATCTCGTTCACGCCGTCGCTTCCATTGTTCTCGAAGCACCCATAACCTTCTCGTCGTTCGGAACGGGGACCCCAACACGTGCAGCGGCCCGCCGGTCTGTCGTGTCCGTCCATGGGAGAGGACGAGGTTGTCCGCGCCAACGGCACCGCCCCGTCACTCCAGCTTCCCCCCTCGGCACCGCTCGTTGGACGAATGAACCATCCTCTGTCCCCACCCCCACACCGAGCGTCGGGCGCTGCCGATCCTTGGACCGGGTCGAACCAACACTCCCGGCCTCTTGCAAAGTAAGTAGACGTCTCAGTATTCTCTTCTTGCAGTCACAACCCTGACCACTGTTCTGCATGGATAACCAGCGGTCCGCCTCGTGCGTCAACCATGCGCCTGACCCCTTCCGGTCGGCGCGTGCCAGACACGGGGCGGACGCTTTTTTGGATTCTCCCTGACGTGGGAAAGGAGCAAGGATGGACAGCATCACCCTGACCGTGAACGGCGTTCCCCGCGAGGCGCATGGGGTGCAGCCCCACACCACCCTCCTGAACTGGCTGCGCGACCTTGGCCTGACCGGCAGCAAGGAAGGCTGCGCGGAGGGTGAGTGCGGCGCCTGCGCCGTCCTGGTCGCCCGCCCCGCCGGGGACGGCGGCACCCGCCTGGAGTCCGTGAACAGTTGCCTCGTCCTGCTCGCGGCCCTGAACGGGGCGGAGGTCGTCACCGCCGAGGGCCTGGGGGCGCCGGGGAGGCTCCACCCCGTCCAGCGTGAACTCGCCGTGCGGGGCGGGTCGCAGTGCGGGTACTGCACGCCCGGCTTCGTGGTCAGCATGGCCGCCGAGTACTACCGGGAGGACCGGCCCGAGGCGGAGTTCGACATTCACTCCCTGAGCGGGAACCTCTGCCGCTGTACCGGCTACCGTCCCATAGGTGATGCGGCCCTCGCCCTGGGGGGCCCGTCGGAGGACGACCCCCTCGCCCGGCGCCGCGAGGGGCCCGCTCCGACCCCGCAGGCCACCCACCTGACCACCCCGGAGGGCGAGTTCCACCGCCCCACGACGCTCGCGGGGGCGCTCGGCCTGCTTGCCGCCCAGCCCGGGGCCGTGCTCCTCGCGGGCGGCACCGACTGGGGGGTAGACGTGAACCTCCGCCACTCACGCGCCGCTGTCACCATCGCACTCGACGGGCTGCCCGAACTCCGGACCCTGGGTTGGAACGCGGACCATGTGGAGATCGGCGCCGCGCTCAGCCTCTCCGAGGTCGAGCGGCGGCTGGCGGGCCGGGTGCCGCTGCTGGACGAACTGTTCCCCCTCTTCGCCTCGCGCCTGATTCGCAACAGTGCCACGCTGGGCGGCAACCTGGGCACGGCCTCGCCCATCGGGGACAGCCTGCCCGTGCTGCTCGCCCTGGACGCGCGGGTGGTGCTGGCCTCGCGGGAGGGCGAGCGCGAGGTGCAGCTCTCGGCCTACTTCACCGGCTACCGGCGCACGCGGCGTGAGCCCGGTGAACTCATCCGCGCCGTGCGGGTTCCGCTGCCCCTGGCGCCCCGGAGCGGCTTCTACAAGATCGCCAAGCGCCGCTTCGACGACATCTCCAGCGTGGCGGTCGCCGTGGCGCTCGACCTTGACGGCGACGTGGTACGCTCCGCCCGCATTGGATTGGGCGGGGTTGCGGCCACACCGATTCGCGCCCTCGCCACCGAGGAGGTGCTGAACGGGCGCCCCTGGAACGAGCGGACGGTGCGCGAGGCCGCCCGCGTCCTGCGGGGCGAGGGCACCCCCCTCGACGACCACCGCGCGAGTGCCGCTTACCGCGCGGCGATGCTGGAGGGGGCCCTCTTGAAGTTCTACTTCGAGAAGACCGCCCGGGAGGTGACCCTATGACCAGCCTGCACGAGCGTCCCCCCGTCGGCGCGGTGGGTGAGGCCATCCCCCACGAGAGCGCCGAGCTGCACGTCACCGGACACGCCCTCTACACCGACGACCTGGGGGTGCGCCTCAGAGAGCTCCTCCACGCCTGGCCGCTCCAGGCCCCCCACGCCCACGCCCAGGTCACGCGCCTGAACGTAGGCCCGGCCCTCACCGTGCCCGGCGTGGTCCGGGTCCTCACCGCCGACGACGTGCCGGGGCTGAACGACGCGGGGGTCAAGCACGACGAGCCGCTCTTCCCCAGCGAGGTGATGTACTACGGCCACGCGGTCTGCTGGGTCCTCGCCGACAGCATCGAGGCCGCCCGGCTGGGGTCCTTGCGAGTCGAGGTGGAGTACGAACCGCTGCCCGCTCTGGTGACGGTGCAGGAGGCCATCGCCGCCGAATCCTTCCAGGGGGGCCAGCCCACCCTGCGACGGGGAGACGCCGAGGATGGCCTGGCGCGGGCCGCCCACGTCTTTGAGGGCGAGTTCGAGATAGGCGGGCAGGAGCACTTCTACCTGGAGACGAACGCCTCCCTCGCCACCGTGGACGAATACGGGCAGGTCTTCGTGCAGTCGAGCACCCAGCACCCCACCGAGACGCAGGAGATCGTGGCGCACGTCCTGGGGCTCGCCAGCCATCAGGTCACGGTCCAGTGCCTGCGGATGGGGGGAGGCTTCGGCGGCAAGGAGATGCAGCCCCACGGGTACGCCGCGATTGCCGCGCTGGGGGCGGTGCTCACGGGCCGCCCGGTGCGCCTGCGCCTGAACCGCCAGCAGGACCTCACCCTGACCGGCAAGCGCCACCCCTTCCACGCGAGCTGGCGGGTGGGCTTCAACGCGGACGGGCAGCTCCTCGCCCTCCAGGCCACCCTCACCTCGGACGGCGGGTGGAGCCTCGACCTCTCCGAGCCGGTGCTCGCCCGAGCCCTGTGCCACATCGACAACGCTTACTTCATCCCGCACGTCGAGGTTCACGGACGCATCGCCAGGACGAACAAGACCTCGCAGACGGCCTTCCGGGGCTTCGGCGGGCCGCAGGGGATGCTGGTGATCGAGGACATCCTGGGCCGCTGCGCACCGCTCCTGGGGCTCGAACCCCACGAACTGCGCCGCCGCAACTTCTACCGCCCCGGCGAGAGCACCCCCTACGGCCAGCCCGTGCGCCATGCCGAGCGGCTGGAGGACCTCTGGGCAACCCTGCTCGCCCGCTCGGACTTCGCGGCGCGGGCGGAGGAGGTGCGGGCCTTCAACGCGGCGAATCCCCACACCAAACGCGGCCTCGCTGTGACGCCCGTCAAGTTCGGCATCTCCTTCAACTTCACCGCCTACAACCAGGCGGGCGCCCTCGTCCACGTCTACAAGGACGGCTCGGTCCTCATCAACCACGGCGGCACCGAGATGGGCCAGGGGCTGCACACGAAGATGCTTCAGGTCGCGGCGACCGCCCTCGGCGTCCCGCTCTCCTGCGTGCGGCTCGCGCCCACCCGCACGGACAAGGTGCCCAACACCTCGGCGACGGCGGCGAGCAGCGGCGCGGACCTCAACGGCGGGGCGATCAAGGACGCCTGCGAGCAGATCAAGGGGCGGCTGGCGGCGGTGGCGGCGGGGCGCTTCGGCGACTACGTCCACCCGAACGACGTGCGGTTCGAGAACGGGCTGGTCTTCCCGCTGGGGCATCCCGAGCGCGGCCTGACCTTCGCGCGGCTCGTCCACGACGCCTATCACGCCCGCACGCAGCTCTGGGCCGCCGGGTACTACCGCACCCCCGGCCTGCACTGGGACCGCGAGCGGATGCAGGGCGAGCCCTTCAAGTACTTCTCCTACGGCGCCTCCGTGAGCGAGGTGGAGGTGGACGGCTTCAGCGGCGCCTACCGCCTGCGCCGGGTGGACATCCTGCACGACGTGGGTGACAGCCTCTCGCCGCTGATCGACCTCGGGCAGGTCGAGGGCGGCTTCGTGCAGGGGGCGGGCTGGCTGACCCTGGAGGATCTGCGCTGGGACACCTCCGACGGGCCTTACCGGGGCCGCCTCGCCACCCAGGCGGCGAGCACCTACAAGCTCCCCAGCTTCTCGGAGATGCCTGAGGTCTTCAACGTGGCGCTGCTGGAGCGGGCGACCGAGAGCGGCGTGGTGTACGGCTCCAAGGCGGTCGGCGAGCCGCCCCTGATGCTGGCGATCAGTGTGCGCGAGGCGTTGCGGCAGGCGGCATCCGCTTTTGGCCCGGAAGGTCACTCCACCCTCCTTGCCAGCCCGGCCACCCCGGAGGCCGTGTACTGGGCGCTCGACGCGGCGCGGCAGGCCAGCGCCCGGCCTACCCCTCCCTCCCACGTGGCGGCGGACTGACATGCCGGGCGGCTGGCTGGAGGCCGTGCAGGGCCTCGCGGACCAGGGCGGGCCGGGCGTCCTCGTCACCGTCGTGGTGGTGCGCGGCCACGCCCCCCGGGAGGCGGGCGCGAAGATGGTCGTCGGCCTGGAGCAGACCTGGGACAGCGTGGGCGGCGGCAACCTGGAGGCGACCGCCGTGGAGCGTTCACGGGCGCTGCTCGCCTGCCGGGCGACCACCCCCGAACTGCTCACCCTGCGGCTCACGGACCGCGCCCCGAACGAGTATGGGCGGCAGTGTTGCGGCGGAGAGGTGACGCTGCTCCTCGAACCCCTCCAGACCGCACGCCCGCACCTCGCCGTCTTTGGGGTGGGCCATGTGGGGCTCGCGCTGGCGAACATCCTGAGCACCCTGCCGGTGAGGCTCCACCTGATCGACTCGCGGGAGGGACAACTCACCCCCGAGCGGCTGGCCGGGCTCCCGGGCGGCGCCGCCCGGCTCCACGTCCACCACGCGCCGATTCCCGAGCTGGCCCTAGCGGACCTGCCCGCCGGGACCCACCTCGTGATCATGACCCACGACCACGCCGAGGACGCCGCCCTGTGTGACGCCGCGTTGCGCCGCCGAGACCTGGGCTTCGTCGGACTCATCGGGTCGCGGGTCAAGTGGCTGCGCTTCCAGGAGCAACTGAAGGAGGTGGGCCACACGGAGGCCGACCTCGCCCGCATCACCACGCCGGTCGGCCTTCCCGGCATCCGTGGCAAGAGTCCGGCGGTGATCGCCCTGGGGGTGGCCGCGCAGCTTCAGCAGGTGCTGGAGGCGACCGAGTTCTCCGCCGTCTCTCCCGCCCCCATCCCCCAGAGGACCCCATGAAGCTTTACCGCGCGACCCTGATGCACACGCCCGAGAACCCCTTCGCCGTGCCGGACGCCCTGCACACGCTGGACGACGGGGCCCTGCTGGTGGACGAAGGTCGCATCCTGGCCGCCGCACCTTACCCGGACCTGCGGGCAGCCCACCCCCGCGCCGAGGTCGTTGACCTGCGCGGCGGCGTGCTGCTGCCCGGCTTCGTGGACACCCACGTCCACTACCCGCAGGTCCGGGTGCTCGGCGGGCTGGGGATGGGGCTGCTGGAATGGCTGGACCGCAACACCCTGCCGGAGGAGGCCAGGCTGGCCGACGCCACCTACGCCGGGGCGGTCGCCCGCGAGTTCCTGTCCGCGCTGGCCGCGAACGGCACGACGACCGCCTTGGTGTTCGGCAGCCACTACGCCTCCGCGATGGACGTGTTCTTCGAGGAGGCCGCGCGGACCGGCCTGCGGGTGGTCGCCGGGCAGGTCGTCTCCGACCGCCTGCTGCGCCCCGAACTGCACACCACGCCGGAGCGCGCCTACGCCGAGGGCCGGGCGCTGATCGAACGCTGGCACGGGACGGGCCGCGCCCTCTACGCCGTCACCCCGCGCTTCGCCCTGTCGGCCAGTGAGGGCATCCTGGACGCCTGCGGGGCGCTGATGGGGGAGTTCCCGGGGGTGCGCTTCACCAGCCACATCAACGAGAGCCCGCGCGAGATCGAGGTGGTTCGGGGGCTGTTCCCGGGCGCCCGCGATTACCTAGACACCTACGAGCGCGCGGGGCTGGTCACCCGCCACAGCGTCCTCGCCCACAACGTTCACCCCACGGGGCGCGAGCTGGATGTGATGGCAGCCTACCGTTGCACCGCCGCGCACTGCCCTTGCAGCAACTCGTCCCTGGGAAGCGGCCTCTTCCCGCTGCGCCGCCACCTCCAGGCAGGCGTCCACGTCTCGCTGGGCACGGACGTGGGGGGCGGCACGGGCTTTTCGATGCTCAAGGAGGGGTTGCAGGCCTACTTCATGCAGCAGCTTCTCGGCGAGGCGGGGCAGCCGCTCGCCCCGGCGCACCTGCTGTACCTGGCGACGCGGGCAGGCGCCGAGGCCCTCGACTTGCAGGACCGGACGGGCGATTTCGGCGCGGGCAAGGCCTTCGACGCGGTGTACCTGCGCCCCCCGGAGGGCAGCACGCTGGCGACGGTCCTCCGGCACGCGGAGGGCCCCGAGCGTGCCCTGGCCGCCCTCTTCACCCTGGGCACCGGGGCGGACGTGGCCGGGGTCTGGGTGGAGGGCGACCGGGTGTATCAACGGCCCGCCACCCCCAGCGAGGTCCGCGTGTGACCCGGCTCTCCCGCGCCCGGGACGGTCCCCCGGCTTAACCCAGGCTGCTGGTGCTTCGCCCCGGACGGGCCACGTCGGCCGCCTGGGTGGGAGCCCTATGCTCCCGGTTTTCCAGCCTTCGATGTCCTGCCCCGCTCCAGGGGCTTTCCGACAGGAGACTGAGCATGTCCGACGTTTCTGCATCCCGTCCCGCAACCGGCTCCGGCCTCGACCGCTACTTCGGCCTGCGGGCCTCGGGTTCGACTGTCCCCCGTGAGTTGCGGGCGGGCCTGACGACCTTCCTCACGATGAGCTACATCCTCTTCGTGAACCCGCAGGTGCTGTCCACGGCGATCCAGGTTCCCAACGCCTTCGTGCAACTCCTGATGACGACCGCCATCGCGGCGGCCTTCGGGTCGCTGGTGATGGGGCTGGTCGCCAAGTACCCCTTCGCGCAGGCGCCTGGGATGGGGCTGAACGCCTTTTTCGCCTTCACGGTCGTGCAGGGGCTGGGGATTCCCTGGCAGACCGCGCTGGGGGCGGTGTTCATCAGCGGCATCCTGTTCGTGCTGCTGAGCGTCCTGGGTGCCCGGCAGGCCATCGTGCGGGCGATTCCCACCTCGCTCAAGTTCGCCATCACGGGCGGGATCGGGGCCTTCCTGGCCTTCCTGGGCCTCAAGAACGCCGGGATCGTGGTGAGCAACCCGGCGACGCTGGTGGGCCTGGGGTCGCTCACCGCCGCGCCCGTGTGGCTGGCCCTGCTCGGGCTGATCGTCGCCGCCGTCCTGATGAGCCGCCGGGTGACGGGCGCGATCCTGTGGAGCATCCTCGCCACCACCGCCATTGCCATCGTGACCCGGGCACCGGTGTACGCGGGTGGCCCCGAGGGCGCCCTGCGGTCCTTCCCCGGCTTCGACGGCCGTCTCCTCGGCATCCTCGACGCGCCGGTCTGGCCCGGGTCGCTGGTCGGGCACCTCGATATCGCCGGGGCACTCGGTCTCGGTCTGCTGAGCGTCGTCTTCACCTTCTTCTTCGTGGACTTCTTCGACGCGACGGGCACCCTGACCGGCCTCGCCCAGCGCGCGGGGTACCTGGACGAGCGGGGGGACATGCCGCGCGCCCGCCGCACCTTCGCTATGGACGGGCTGGCGGCGATGTTCGGGGCGTTTATGGGCACGAGCACGACGACGGCGTATGTGGAGTCGGCCAGCGGCATTGGGGAGGGGGGACGCACCGGCCTGACCGCCGTGACGGTGGGGGTGCTGTTCCTGCTGAGCATGTTCCTGTGGCCGCTGGCTGCCGCGATTCCCGGGGCCGCCACCGCCCCGGCCCTGATCCTCGTCGGTGCCCTGATGATGGAGGGTGTCCGGCATGTGGACTGGGACGACATCAGCGAGGGCCTGCCCGCCTTCCTGACCGTGATCGCCATGCCGCTGACTTTCTCCATCGCCAACGGGGTGAGCCTGGGCGTCATCAGTTATTGCGCGATCAAGCTGTTCAGCGGGCGGGGGCGGCAGGTCAGCCCGATCCTGTACGTCGTCGCCGCGTTGCTGCTGGTGCGGTACATCTGGCTGATGGGCGGGTAGCGTCGCCCGGTCCCATTCAGGAATCCGGGTCCCAGGCCGTGTGTCCGGGACCCTTTTCCCAGCGGCGGAAGGCAGGGGAGGTCCGCGCAGGGGCGGCCTCCCCGGAGTGGAGCGCGTTTGCTGACGGGCTCAGGCGAGGGGTTTCAGGAGCGGGCCCCGTCTGCCCGTGGAGCGCGGAAGGGCAGGTACTTCGGCCGCCAGAACTTGGCCCGCACCCGCTCGGTCAGCGCCGGGTCGTCCAGTTCGCCCAGGCCCGGCTCCTGGGCCACCCCGTCGCGCAGGGCCTGCCGGATCACCCGGGCGGCGACCTCCACGCTGGCGCCCGGCAGGTCGGCCACCGGCGGATAGAGACGCTCCGGATGCTCGCGCCCGGTGTAATCGGCCAGGGCATACGCCGCCTCCAGCACCATCTCGTCGGTGATCTCCCGCGCCCCCGCCAGGATCGCCCCGAAGCCCAGCCCCGGGAAGATGAAGGCGTTGTTCCCCTGCCCGATAGGATGGGTGCGGCCCCCCAACTCGACCGGGTGGAAGGGGCTGCCCGTGGCGACGAGCGCCTCCCCGTTCGTCCAGCGCAGCACGTCTTCCGGCAACGCCTCGCAGTGGGCGGTGGGGTTGGACAGCGGGAACACGATGGGCTGGCGGGTATTCGCCTGAACGGCCCGCACCACGTCCTCGCCGAACGCCCCCGCCACGCCGGAAAGGCCCACCAGGATGGTCGCCCCCGCCCCTTGCACGGTCTCCAACAGACCCAGTGCGCGGTCCGCGTATGTGA encodes:
- the guaD gene encoding guanine deaminase; the protein is MKLYRATLMHTPENPFAVPDALHTLDDGALLVDEGRILAAAPYPDLRAAHPRAEVVDLRGGVLLPGFVDTHVHYPQVRVLGGLGMGLLEWLDRNTLPEEARLADATYAGAVAREFLSALAANGTTTALVFGSHYASAMDVFFEEAARTGLRVVAGQVVSDRLLRPELHTTPERAYAEGRALIERWHGTGRALYAVTPRFALSASEGILDACGALMGEFPGVRFTSHINESPREIEVVRGLFPGARDYLDTYERAGLVTRHSVLAHNVHPTGRELDVMAAYRCTAAHCPCSNSSLGSGLFPLRRHLQAGVHVSLGTDVGGGTGFSMLKEGLQAYFMQQLLGEAGQPLAPAHLLYLATRAGAEALDLQDRTGDFGAGKAFDAVYLRPPEGSTLATVLRHAEGPERALAALFTLGTGADVAGVWVEGDRVYQRPATPSEVRV
- a CDS encoding NCS2 family permease; the encoded protein is MSDVSASRPATGSGLDRYFGLRASGSTVPRELRAGLTTFLTMSYILFVNPQVLSTAIQVPNAFVQLLMTTAIAAAFGSLVMGLVAKYPFAQAPGMGLNAFFAFTVVQGLGIPWQTALGAVFISGILFVLLSVLGARQAIVRAIPTSLKFAITGGIGAFLAFLGLKNAGIVVSNPATLVGLGSLTAAPVWLALLGLIVAAVLMSRRVTGAILWSILATTAIAIVTRAPVYAGGPEGALRSFPGFDGRLLGILDAPVWPGSLVGHLDIAGALGLGLLSVVFTFFFVDFFDATGTLTGLAQRAGYLDERGDMPRARRTFAMDGLAAMFGAFMGTSTTTAYVESASGIGEGGRTGLTAVTVGVLFLLSMFLWPLAAAIPGAATAPALILVGALMMEGVRHVDWDDISEGLPAFLTVIAMPLTFSIANGVSLGVISYCAIKLFSGRGRQVSPILYVVAALLLVRYIWLMGG
- a CDS encoding xanthine dehydrogenase small subunit, with protein sequence MDSITLTVNGVPREAHGVQPHTTLLNWLRDLGLTGSKEGCAEGECGACAVLVARPAGDGGTRLESVNSCLVLLAALNGAEVVTAEGLGAPGRLHPVQRELAVRGGSQCGYCTPGFVVSMAAEYYREDRPEAEFDIHSLSGNLCRCTGYRPIGDAALALGGPSEDDPLARRREGPAPTPQATHLTTPEGEFHRPTTLAGALGLLAAQPGAVLLAGGTDWGVDVNLRHSRAAVTIALDGLPELRTLGWNADHVEIGAALSLSEVERRLAGRVPLLDELFPLFASRLIRNSATLGGNLGTASPIGDSLPVLLALDARVVLASREGEREVQLSAYFTGYRRTRREPGELIRAVRVPLPLAPRSGFYKIAKRRFDDISSVAVAVALDLDGDVVRSARIGLGGVAATPIRALATEEVLNGRPWNERTVREAARVLRGEGTPLDDHRASAAYRAAMLEGALLKFYFEKTAREVTL
- the xdhC gene encoding xanthine dehydrogenase accessory protein XdhC; this translates as MPGGWLEAVQGLADQGGPGVLVTVVVVRGHAPREAGAKMVVGLEQTWDSVGGGNLEATAVERSRALLACRATTPELLTLRLTDRAPNEYGRQCCGGEVTLLLEPLQTARPHLAVFGVGHVGLALANILSTLPVRLHLIDSREGQLTPERLAGLPGGAARLHVHHAPIPELALADLPAGTHLVIMTHDHAEDAALCDAALRRRDLGFVGLIGSRVKWLRFQEQLKEVGHTEADLARITTPVGLPGIRGKSPAVIALGVAAQLQQVLEATEFSAVSPAPIPQRTP
- the xdhB gene encoding xanthine dehydrogenase molybdopterin binding subunit, translating into MTSLHERPPVGAVGEAIPHESAELHVTGHALYTDDLGVRLRELLHAWPLQAPHAHAQVTRLNVGPALTVPGVVRVLTADDVPGLNDAGVKHDEPLFPSEVMYYGHAVCWVLADSIEAARLGSLRVEVEYEPLPALVTVQEAIAAESFQGGQPTLRRGDAEDGLARAAHVFEGEFEIGGQEHFYLETNASLATVDEYGQVFVQSSTQHPTETQEIVAHVLGLASHQVTVQCLRMGGGFGGKEMQPHGYAAIAALGAVLTGRPVRLRLNRQQDLTLTGKRHPFHASWRVGFNADGQLLALQATLTSDGGWSLDLSEPVLARALCHIDNAYFIPHVEVHGRIARTNKTSQTAFRGFGGPQGMLVIEDILGRCAPLLGLEPHELRRRNFYRPGESTPYGQPVRHAERLEDLWATLLARSDFAARAEEVRAFNAANPHTKRGLAVTPVKFGISFNFTAYNQAGALVHVYKDGSVLINHGGTEMGQGLHTKMLQVAATALGVPLSCVRLAPTRTDKVPNTSATAASSGADLNGGAIKDACEQIKGRLAAVAAGRFGDYVHPNDVRFENGLVFPLGHPERGLTFARLVHDAYHARTQLWAAGYYRTPGLHWDRERMQGEPFKYFSYGASVSEVEVDGFSGAYRLRRVDILHDVGDSLSPLIDLGQVEGGFVQGAGWLTLEDLRWDTSDGPYRGRLATQAASTYKLPSFSEMPEVFNVALLERATESGVVYGSKAVGEPPLMLAISVREALRQAASAFGPEGHSTLLASPATPEAVYWALDAARQASARPTPPSHVAAD